In the genome of Massilibacillus massiliensis, one region contains:
- a CDS encoding MerR family transcriptional regulator — MRPIRKRLSVSEMAEIHNISRQTLIYYDKIGLFKPEKVDENGYRYYSPFQIPFLREICFLKSVGIKLEDIKKHIENRNLTTAISLLDYHQNFINKEIENLLSIQASIQNRLTTYSSVNHYKEELYRPVIEEFPERKAAFFPIKNKITRQELHLALMRGWNILMKQGMIPSTGFGTIIMADRLEQKDIFAGAGAGIFISLPTIDTDIEHIITLPAGKYACMYKYGMPYNIKFLHRLLGWIAENHYKITGNVADICILDNTFYDQDNYMELCQLQIPVEKI, encoded by the coding sequence GTGAGACCAATTAGAAAACGTTTATCAGTTAGTGAAATGGCCGAAATTCATAATATTTCAAGACAAACCTTAATTTATTACGATAAAATAGGACTATTTAAGCCTGAAAAAGTTGATGAAAATGGATATAGATATTACAGTCCATTTCAAATTCCTTTCTTAAGAGAAATTTGTTTTTTGAAATCAGTTGGTATCAAGCTGGAAGATATAAAAAAACATATAGAGAATAGAAATTTGACGACGGCCATTTCTTTACTAGACTATCATCAAAATTTTATAAATAAAGAAATAGAAAATTTGTTATCAATTCAAGCATCGATTCAAAATAGGTTAACGACCTATTCAAGTGTCAATCATTATAAAGAAGAATTATATAGACCTGTAATAGAAGAATTCCCTGAAAGGAAAGCAGCATTTTTTCCAATAAAAAATAAAATAACTAGACAAGAGCTGCATTTAGCGTTAATGAGGGGCTGGAATATTCTTATGAAACAAGGAATGATTCCCTCAACTGGTTTTGGTACGATTATTATGGCAGATCGTCTAGAGCAAAAAGATATTTTTGCTGGTGCGGGCGCTGGAATATTTATATCTTTACCGACAATCGATACGGATATTGAGCATATCATTACTTTGCCGGCAGGGAAATACGCTTGCATGTATAAGTATGGAATGCCTTATAATATAAAGTTCTTGCATCGGCTTTTAGGGTGGATTGCTGAGAACCATTATAAAATTACGGGAAATGTAGCTGATATTTGTATCTTGGATAATACCTTTTACGATCAGGACAATTATATGGAACTTTGTCAATTGCAAATTCCTGTAGAAAAAATATAG